One region of Solea senegalensis isolate Sse05_10M linkage group LG14, IFAPA_SoseM_1, whole genome shotgun sequence genomic DNA includes:
- the tjp3 gene encoding tight junction protein ZO-3 isoform X2, with amino-acid sequence MEVRFKDHVKPGMEELTIWEQHTITLTKDPKFGFGFALSGGKDKPHPDTGDTVVVVSDVLPNGPAMGRLFTKDHIVMVNGTSMENVHSNFTIHVLKNCGKTANVTVKRPRKIQIPATTTRPTRAASHSNLLDYDPPRRTRRYSDGSDNRNTNHYRARSTSPDRNGHGNTLPLMSTGYKRLPQQDIIDKPIRTTLTKKKITDEYGLKLGSQIFIKHMTETGLAAKEGTLQEGDLILKINGMTTENLSLLETKHLVEKSRGKLTMTVLRDDRKFLVSIPEVEDSAPNSEDDRRRRRDSSSELEDISDLDADIAVHRTSRQPHREKRTRRRADPPPPAKSRDSSPVRSTLPRAPVTSYASRRAPSDSESDPSASPPPPIRRERETLDRREPPSKYKSLSGMSTLPTNLRSSPVMSNWKTSRPSSSASRPRRPVSDSDSERSASPPPARESPHPDSRYRVLPDLRPQSLRTSPIPVRQELPRRVNSPLRTPPPDSESESEESMVPPQRQSTSYSQDSLSRYRVLPDVSVEPPRWSAASVPASSPPRKAPSESDSEPSYTSVTHRASTDSETTNTVNNRYRVLPETTYTAVAVKQEPPRRVSSSSRPPPEDSSVSDELSHLRRSGSSERDESHRRVPRPANGSTNVKSGISVKSNPPQYSKLATEEPIYSLPPDSYPAPNPGYSSDMRTVSFVKEGSVGLRLVGGNDVGIFVGGVQPNSSAYNQGMREGDQIMHVNKVDFGHFTREEAANLLLNIKNKERVEICTQNKMDIYKKIMKSNLADNFYVRTHFDHEADGPIGLSFTRGEVFRVVDTMHRGKLGNWLAIRMGNNLHEMDKGTIPNQARAETLASIEQAQRVSGERQVTGPRAEFWKLRGLRGNKKNEKTVRRSRDDLLQLTIQGKFPAYERVLLREANFKRPIVILGPLNDIAMEKLAREMSDEYEVAEMVPRSGGGDSTVIKLDTVRRIAEKDKHPLLDITPTAVERLNYIQYHPMVLFLDPHNRKDVKAMRQKYNPNSNKSSRRLYTQALKLRKHYSHLFSARIDLQPNSHIWYESLKDKIRHQQSKPVWVSEVTLESGGEQDLDALDQTQSDYLSAASDLEDTDGEAFTDDAYTDNEELEEAYPGQEAARTSRGSRVAGSALARSSEPFLDRHSPSSDPEPEADRYSIREVPPLLHVPEPRSSRRNTYSPPQSGAEEEEPSHRSFTDSDFSALEAVSPNALSEGPPDFVAPDPTTRYSMNEPSYAEPESPQQASLSVIEEKLQQARSVEPQAEPERKGPQFIVLAHHHQAVQFRRTQIRGSDSSDDDNDDNEADDIEWGPATEL; translated from the exons GATCCCAAATTCGGGTTTGGATTTGCCCTATCAGGAGGAAAGGACAAGCCTCACCCAGACACTGGGGATACAGTTGTGGTGGTGTCAGATGTGTTGCCAAATGGACCAGCCATGGGACGACTCTT CACCAAAGATCACATCGTAATGGTAAATGGAACGTCCATGGAAAACGTCCACTCTAACTTCACCATTCATGTCCTGAAAAATTGTGGCAAGACTGCAAATGTA ACAGTGAAGCGCCCTCGCAAGATCCAGATCCCAGCCACCACCACCAGGCCGACTCGAGCCGCCTCCCACTCCAACCTGCTGGACTATGACCCACCAAGACGCACACGGCGCTACTCTGACGGCAGCGACAACCGAAACACAAATCACTACAGAGCGCGCAGCACTTCGCCAGATCGTAACGGGCACGGAAACACGCTGCCATTGATGTCGACAGGCTACAAGAGGCTGCCACAGCAAGACATTATAGACAAACCCATCAGAACTACACTGACTAAAAAGAAGATTACAGATG agtATGGATTGAAGCTGGGCAGTCAGATCTTTATCAAGCACATGACAGAGACAGGCCTAGCAGCAAAAGAAGGCACACTGCAGGAGGGAGATCTCATTCTCAAG ATCAATGGCATGACAACAGAAAATCTATCCCTGCTGGAGACCAAGCACCTGGtggagaagagcagagggaaaCTGACCATGACTGTCCTCAGGGACGATCGCAAGTTCCTGGTCAGCATcccagaggtggaggacagcgCTCCCAACAGTGAAGAcgaccgccgccgccgccgcgacAGCAGCTCTGAGCTCGAGG ATATTTCAGACCTTGACGCAGATATCGCGGTTCACAGAACATCCCGTCAACCCCACAGAGAGAAACGGACACGCAG ACGAGCtgaccctcctcctccagccaaGTCTAGGGATTCGTCACCTGTGCGCTCCACCTTGCCTCGGGCTCCTGTCACATCCTACGCCTCTCGCAGAG CTCCATCTGATTCAGAGTCTGATCCCAGcgcctctccccctcctcccatcaggagagagagagagactttggACAGGAGGGAACCACCCAGTAAATACAA ATCTCTCTCTGGTATGTCCACCCTCCCCACCAACCTGCGCTCCTCTCCTGTAATGTCTAACTGGAAGACCTCTCGcccttcctcctctgcctcacGGCCCCGCAGGCCAGTGTCGGACTCGGACTCTGAGCGCAGCGCTTCCCCTCCTCCAGCCAGAGAGAGCCCACACCCAGACAGCAGATATAG AGTTCTTCCTGATCTGCGCCCCCAAAGCCTGAGAACTTCCCCCATCCCTGTTCGCCAGGAACTACCAAGAAGGGTCAACTCGCCCTTGAGAACCCCGCCCCCAG aCTCTGAGTCCGAGTCAGAAGAAAGCATGGTGCCTCCTCAGAGGCAAAGCACCTCATACAGTCAAGACTCCCTCAGCAGATACAG AGTCCTGCCAGATGTTTCTGTGGAGCCGCCGCGGTGGAGCGCTGCCAGTGTCCCTGCCAGCAGTCCGCCGAGGaaag CTCCTTCAGAATCTGACTCTGAGCCCAGTTACACATCAGTCACTCACAGGGCGTCGACAGACAGTGAAACCACCAACACAGTCAACAACAGATACAG AGTCCTTCCTGAGACAACTTACACTGCAGTCGCTGTGAAGCAGGAGCCTCCTCGTCGTGTCTCGTCATCCAGCAGACCACCTCCTGAAG ACTCCTCAGTGTCGGACGAGCTCTCACATCTCAGGAGGTCTGGGAGCTCTGAGCGAGACGAGAGCCACCGCAG AGTCCCTCGTCCTGCTAATGGCAGCACCAACGTCAAGTCTGGGATTTCAGTGAAGAGCAACCCACCTCAATACT CAAAGCTCGCCACAGAAGAGCCCATTTACTCCTTACCTCCAGATTCTTACCCAGCACCTAATCCAGG GTACAGCTCAGACATGCGCACAGTGTCGTTTGTGAAGGAGGGCAGCGTGGGCCTCAGGCTGGTGGGGGGCAACGATGTCGGCATCTTCGTGGGTGGAGTTCAACCGAACAGCTCCGCGTATAACCAGGgaatgagagagggagaccagatTATGCAT GTAAATAAAGTCGATTTTGGCCACTTCACACGTGAAGAGGCGGCCAACCTCCTTCTCAacatcaaaaataaagaaagagtgGAAATTTGCACTCAGAACAAGATGGACA tttATAAGAAGATCATGAAGTCCAACCTGGCAGACAACTTCTACGTCCGTACCCACTTTGACCACGAAGCAGACGGCCCCATTGGGCTGAGCTTCACGCGAGGAGAGGTGTTCAGGGTGGTGGACACTATGCACCGCGGCAAGCTTGGCAACTGGTTGGCCATCCGCATGGGGAACAACCTGCACGAGATGGATAAAGGCACCATCCCCAACCAGGCCAG AGCTGAGACGCTGGCCAGCATTGAGCAGGCACAGCGGGTGAGTGGAGAACGGCAGGTGACGGGACCAAGAGCCGAGTTCTGGAAACTAAGGGGCCTCAGAGGGaacaaaaagaatgaaaagacaGTCCGTCGCAGTCGAGACGACCTGCTGCAGCTCACCATTCAGGGCAAATTCCCAGCCTATGAGAGAGTCCTGCTCAGAGAAG CTAATTTCAAACGACCAATTGTCATCCTGGGTCCTCTTAATGATATTGCCATGGAGAAGCTGGCCAGAGAGATGTCTGATGAATACGAGGTGGCAG AAATGGTTCCtcgcagtggaggaggagactcCACGGTTATCAAACTGGATACTGTGAGGAGAATCGCAGAGAAG GACAAACACCCTCTTCTGGACATCACCCCCACTGCAGTCGAGAGACTCAACTACATCCAGTACCACCCAATGGTTCTGTTCTTAGACCCTCACAACCGCAAAGACGTCAAGGCCATGAGGCAAAAATACAACCCCAACTCCAACAAGAGCTCCAGACGTCTTTACACACAGGCGCTCAAGCTGAGGAAACACTACAGCCACCTGTTCTCAG CACGTATTGACCTTCAACCCAATTCCCACATTTGGTACGAGAGCCTGAAGGATAAGATCCGCCATCAGCAGTCCAAACCTGTCTGGGTGTCAGAAGTCACg CTGGAGAGCGGTGGAGAGCAGGACCTGGACGCTCTGGACCAAACCCAGTCCGACTACCTCAGTGCTGCTAGTGACCTGGAAGACACTGATGGGGAGGCCTTCACGGACGATGCCTACACCGACAacgaggagctggaggaggcgtATCCCGGTCAGGAGGCAGCCAGGACCTCGCGAGGGTCAAGGGTAGCTGGATCCGCGTTAGCCCGATCGTCCGAGCCGTTCCTCGATCGCCATAGCCCCAGCTCGGACCCCGAGCCTGAAGCCGACAGGTACTCGATCAGAGAAGTCCCACCTCTGCTGCATGTACCTGAGCCCAGGTCCAGCCGCAGAAACACTTACAGTCCACCTCAGAGcggtgcagaggaggaggaacccTCGCATCGCAGCTTCACCGACTCTGACTTCAGTGCACTTGAAGCAGTTTCACCCAACGCTCTATCAGAGGGACCTCCAGATTTTGTAGCACCCGACCCCACGACTCGGTATTCTATGAATGAGCCTTCGTATGCAGAGCCTGAGAGTCCACAACAGGCCAGTCTGTCTGTCATCGAAGAGAAACTACAGCAG GCTCGTTCAGTGGAACCACAGGCAGAACCTGAGAGGAAAGGACCTCAGTTCATCGT GCTTGCACATCATCACCAAGCCGTCCAGTTCAGACGCACACAGATCCGAGGAAGCGACAGCTCTgacgacgacaacgacgacaacgAAGCGGACGACATCGAGTGGGGTCCTGCGACAGAACTTTAG